One window of Papaver somniferum cultivar HN1 chromosome 9, ASM357369v1, whole genome shotgun sequence genomic DNA carries:
- the LOC113311739 gene encoding uncharacterized protein LOC113311739: protein MALKIDFEKAYDRLEWNFIFVVFEALGFNVVWINWLKLCVASVNYQVLTNGAPSQPFSPTRGIRQGYPLSPYIFITFLEDLSRLIHKGIEHKLISGFKICRGAPLVSHSFYADDSLIFLKAKIRNVNGICKILDNFSLWSGQLVSSSKSVVVFSNNLPKRLARHLCRGFHMKFGRDVLIKVVLDPSLNHLMCTLKIPKFILTEVDRLRKNFLWQDRGGKPKLHAKYFRHTSFWEASKPSRASWSWRSILQGKEIIKAGLKWDIGNGEQVDLWRDVWCSDKPMLQLIDIVDTTYPPMKVSALIDPDTHAWNISSIEHVVPAQLLDQIRAIPLAEVNTSPDFRVWPHSKDGLTFSLLAYGALGTTFFFPQKYFDWKAVTVNAYNAAAEYVKVLSLAPKSENKFICHIHWIPPDNCFVKLNVDGASGDAGKAGVGGVLRAADGQFLAAFAKHIYDKSNNVAELWAIRDGMKLVVQLGVPKDIRALSLHFDQVVFQHHHKEGNFAADVLAKKAAYDALPGVWFDVPPSFLYTVLYDDIMGRAFPGL, encoded by the exons ATGGCgttgaaaattgattttgaaaaggcTTATGATCGCCTTGAATGGAATTTTATTTTTGTGGTTTTTGAAGCTCTGGGATTTAATGTTGTTTGGATCAATTGGTTGAAGCTTTGTGTGGCTAGCGTTAATTACCAGGTTCTTACTAATGGTGCCCCCTCCCAACCATTTAGTCCTACTCGTGGTATTCGCCAAGGATATCCTTTATCTCCTTATATTTTTATTACTTTCCTGGAGGATTTGAGTCGTCTCATTCATAAGGGGATAGAACATAAGCTTATTTCAGGATTTAAAATCTGTCGTGGAGCTCCTCTGGTCTCTCACAGCTTTTATGCCGATGATAGCTTAATATTCTTGAAAGCTAAAATTCGTAATGTTAATGGCATTTGTAAGATTCTCGATAATTTTTCCTTGTGGTCTGGACAATTAGTTAGTTCTTCTAAATCAGTAGTGGTGTTTTCAAATAATCTCCCTAAGAGATTGGCTCGTCATCTTTGTCGGGGCTTTCATATGAAATTTG GTCGTGATGTGCTTATTAAAGTTGTACTTGACCCTTCGTTGAACCACTTGATGTGCACTTTAAAGATTCCGAAGTTTATCCTCACTGAAGTGGACAGACTTCGAAAGAATTTTCTGTGGCAAGACAGGGGCGGCAAGCCTAAATTACAT GCTAAATATTTTCGACATACATCTTTTTGGGAGGCTTCTAAACCTTCTCGTGCTTCTTGGAGCTGGAGAAGTATACTGCAAGGTAAGGAGATTATTAAAGCTGGACTGAAATGGGATATAGGAAATGGGGAACAAGTGGATCTTTGGCGAGATGTATGGTGTTCGGATAAACCTATGCTACAACTGATTGATATTGTGGATACAACTTATCCTCCTATGAAAGTATCAGCTCTTATTGATCCTGATACTCATGCTTGGAATATTTCTTCTATCGAGCATGTTGTCCCAGCTCAGTTACTTGATCAAATTCGAGCTATCCCTTTGGCAGAGGTTAACACTTCTCCTGATTTTAGAGTTTGGCCTCATAGCAAGGATG GATTAACTTTCAGTCTTCTAGC ATATGGTGCTCTCGGAACaacctttttttttcctcaaaaataCTTTGATTGGAAAGCTGTTACTGTGAATGCTTATAATGCTGCAGCTGAATATGTTAAAGTGTTATCTCTTGCCCCCAAATCTGAGAACAAGTTCATTTGTCATATCCACTGGATTCCTCCTGATAATTGCTTTGTTAAACTTAATGTCGATGGGGCTTCAGGTGATGCAGGTAAAGCTGGTGTTGGAGGTGTTTTGCGTGCAGCTGATGGCCAATTTCTGGCAGCTTTCGCAAAACATATATATGACAAGTCAAACAATGTGGCTGAGTTGTGGGCTATCAGAGATGGTATGAAACTTGTTGTGCAGTTGGGAGTCCCTAA GGATATTAGGGCACTATCATTACATTTTGATCAGGTTGTGTTTCAACATCACCATAAGGAAGGTAACTTTGCGGCTGATGTTTTGGCTAAAAAGGCAGCATATGATGCTTTGCCTGGTGTTTGGTTTGATGTTCCTCCTAGCTTTTTATACACTGTTTTATATGATGATATAATGGGGAGAGCCTTCCCAGGCTTGTAA
- the LOC113313163 gene encoding uncharacterized protein LOC113313163 gives MKILKELQLIQIQKEMSFTILQIKIITVLNPNLTSQLIVNGAGVTYVQDYKSHAVNLVSPYSDLQGKVETQFLDYHEGKPFLPGTDFVVDFPSKRAATHEKRVPWTKFMTHFAKLSHKDSISSHGGDRMLLD, from the exons ATGAAAATATTGAAGGAGCTCCAATTGATTCAAATTCAAAAGGAAATGTCGTTCACAATTCTTCAGATAAAGATAATTACAGTTCTCAACCCAAATCTGACTTCTCAATTAATTGTTAATGGAGCTGGTGTTACATATGTTCAAGACTACAAGTCTCATGCGGTCAATCTAGTTTCTCCTTATTCTGATTTACAAGGGAAGGTAGAAACTCAATTTCTGGATTATCATGAAGGTAAACCTTTCCTTCCTGGTACTGATTTTGTGGTGGATTTTCCAAGTAAAAGAGCTGCAACTCATGAG AAGAGGGTTCCCTGGACTAAATTCATGACTCACTTTGCGAAGTTATCACACAAAGATAGTATCTCCAGTCATGGTGGTGATCGTATGTTGCTGGATTGA